From the genome of Adhaeribacter pallidiroseus:
CATTAAACCTACCATTACCATCCAATCGGGGTGGCCATCCGCCCGAATCGCTTCGGAAGTTTGCAGCAGGTGTTGCATTTGGTCTAAGTCCGTGTCCGGATCGGAATCATCTACCAACTGGTTTAAGAACTGAAAAGCTTCCCACACCGGCATTTCTTTTTTATCAAAACGCAGGAAATCTTTTTCTTTTTCCAACACAAAGTCGTAGCACTGGTAACGGTGGTTGAGCCGGTAGAATTCTTTAACGGTATCCCGCACCGGCGCTTCGTAGTTACGGTAAGCTTCGGTGGCTTTGCCTTGGGCAATATCTTCCGGATCGGGGTAACGTTCGAGCAAGTTTTCTTCCCACTCTTCTAAGCTATCCAGCGGATTTAAGATGGTTTTTTCCGTTGCGTTCATATTTGTAGTAGATTTTTAAAATAATAAGTGGTTGTTGCGTTGCTTTTGCTAATTTACTAAAAAATAAACCTAGGTTATGGTTAGCATCAGGTTTATTTACGCAATCGTTTGCCTAAAACGAAATCCGCCACCCGGCTAATACCGGAATTAATATGGAGAAAGTAACCCTGAAGCAAATAGCCAAAAGACTTAACCTGTCGGCTTCTACTATTTCCAGAGCTCTACAGGATAGCCACCAAATAAGTCCGCAAACTAAGCAAAAAGTGCTAGAACTGGCCACGGAGCTTAACTTTGTACCCAACTACCACGCCAGCGGTTTACGAAAAAAAGTAAGTAAAACCATTGCGGTGGTTATTCCGGAAGTAGCCGATAGTTATTTTGCCCAAGCTATTAACGGTATTGAAGCCGTAGCGCAAGAGCAAGGCTTTCATGTACTAATTTATCTCACCCACGAAAGTTTTTTAAAAGAACAGGCTATATTAAGAGAATTACAAAACGGCCGGGTAGATGGAGTATTACTCGCTATTACCGCCGAAACTTCGCATAATCGGCATATTCGGGAATTACTGAACCGGGGCATGCCATTAGTTATGTTCGACCGGGTTTGTGAAGATATGGAAACCGCTAAAATTATCACCAACGATCTGGAAAGTAGTTACCTGGCAACTAGGCATTTAATTTCTTGCGGCTGTAAACGGGTGGCTTTATTATCGGCTTCTAACAGTTTAGCTATGAGCGCTAACCGGCTGGCAGGTTACAAAAAAGCGTTACAGGAACAAGGTCACCCTTTCCGGCCCACCGATGTAATTGCCTGCTCTAAAGCCGAAGATGTTAACTATTTCTTTATAAAGACTTTACTAAGCAACGCACACCGGCCAGATGGAATTATCGCTACTGTAGAAAAGCAGGCTACCAGTGTGTACCAGGTATGTCAGGAACTAAATTTAAATATTCCCCAAAAGGTAAAAATAGTTGCATTTTCTAATTTACAATCGGCGGCTTTTCTCAATCCATCTCTTACCACTGTTATGCAACCGGCTTTTGATATGGGTAAAGCTGCTGCCGCCAATTTATGCAAAGTGTTAAAAAGAAAAAATTTAAATATACTGCCGGAAACCCAAGTGCTACCCTCTGTTTTGCATATCCGGAATTCTACTGGCTGAGCGCCGTTCCGGATTTAACACGGAAGATTAGTAGTTCCTCGGCCTGGTACGCTGGGACAATGCCGCTGAAGTTTTAATTGCCTAATGGGTTGAAAATTTAAAAAAAACATTTAAGCAAGGCCACTTGCGGAAAAAGCAAAGTCAAATATTTGCCAATTTCACAAACGCAGGTTGGGAGCAAAGGAAAGCAGTGTGTTTAAGCACAATCTGCTGTAAACATAACCACAATCTGCTGTAAACAAAAATTGAATGCTGAATAAGATATTACCTAAAATTTAACTATAAAAGAGTAAGCAGATGTTTGCGTTTACTCTTTCGTTATAATTTGTTTTAGAGCCTAAAATATCCAATAAAAGATGCTTTTTTTAAATTTTTTACTTTTTTGATCAGGTGTGTTCGGTAACAATTATAAAATATTTAAAATAAGTTATTTAATCTCTGCCGCAATAATTTTTAAATCCATTAAAACAATCGTTAAATTTGTTAGATGCCTGGTGCATTCCTTTTACTTACCTTACCTCCTTCATGAAAAAAAAAGCTTACCTGTTCCTGATCTTTTCCTGGATCAGTTTTTTGCCTGCGCGTGCACAAACTCAAGAAATTCCGGCCAGTAACCTCGGCTTAGTTCCTTTACCTTTAGAAGTTAAAGCCTACGAAGGAAAATTTAGTTTACCCGCGAAAATTGTTATTGCTGCTAAAACTCCCGACGAACAAAACGTAGCCGGCTTTCTAAAAGATTATTTTGCGGTGTTGGGTAAAGTAGTTACCATAACCCCGGACGCCAGCTTAGCCACCGTAAATTTAAAAATTGGTGCCATTACCAGTAAAAATCCCGAAGCGTATCAGCTCACTGTAAACCAGTCGGGAGCCAGCATTACGGCTTCGGCCGGGGCCGGTTTATTTTACGGCGCCCAAACCCTGATGCAACTTTTACCGCCCACGGCTCAGGAAAATATTGCTATTCCGTATGTGCGTATTATCGATGAGCCCGCTTTTAAATGGCGCGGCAACATGTTAGACGTAGCCCGGCATTTCTTCCCGGTAGCTTTCGTTAAAAAATACATCGATAACTTAGCCGCTTATAAGATTAATACTTTTCACTGGCACCTCACCGACGACCAGGGCTGGCGCGTGGAAATTAAAAAATACCCGAAACTCACGCAGATCAGTGCCTTCCGGAACGAGAGTTTAGTGGGGGCGCAGCAACTGATGAAAAAGCCCGAAGATTTTAAATACGACGGCATTCCGCACGGAGGCTTTTATACCCAGGAAGAAATTAAAGACGTGGTGGCCTACGCCCAAAAACGCTACATCACCATTGTGCCGGAGATAGAAATGCCCGGTCACTCCGTGGCCATTTTGGCGGCTTATCCCGAGTTGGCCTGCAAGCCCGGTCCCTACCAAACCCGCACTTTATGGGGAATTTCTGAGGATATTGTGTGCCCTTCCGAAGAAACTTTTCAGTTTTTTGAAAACGTGTTAGCCGAAGTAGTGCCTTTGTTCCCGGGGAAATACGTGCACATTGGTGGCGACGAAGCGCCTAAAGACCGCTGGCGCGAAAGCGACCTGGTTAAAGGCATCATGAAAAAAGAAAAACTGAAAGATGTAGAACAAGTGCAGGGTTGGTTTAATAACCGCATCGAAAAATTTTTACTGGCTAAAGGCAAAAAGTTAATCGGCTGGGACGAAATTCTGGAAGGCGGTATTTCGCCGAAATCGACGATTATGAGCTGGCGCGGCGAAAAAGGCGGCATCGAAGCTGCTCGCCACGGCAACGAAGTAGTTATGTCGCCGGCTTCGCATTTGTACCTGGACCACGGCCAGAATCCGGTGCCGCACAGCCCCGTTGAACCTTTAATGATTGGCGGCTACTTGCCTCTGGAAAAAGTGTACAGCTACAACCCGCTTTCGAGTGAACTCACGCCGGCACAGCATAAGTATATCCTGGGCGTGCAGGCCAACCTATGGACCGAGTACATCCCGGCCCCCGAAAAAGCAGAATACATGTTGTTCCCCGCATTATGGCTCTATCCGAAGTAGCTTGGACACCTTACACTAAGAAAAATTACGCCGATTTCCTGCAACGCTTAGGAAAGCAGTTTCCACGCCTCGACGCTAAAAACATTAAATACCGCGTGCCGGAACCAATTGGTTTAGATTCTACCAAAATTGTAAAACAAGGCGATAAAGCTACTATTACGCTAACTTCCATGGTGCCGGATGCTCAAATTCGTTACACCCTGGATGGAACCATACCCAACGAAACCGCTGATTTATATACCAAACCTTTGGCTTTACCAATTAATCGCAACTTAAAAATCCGGGCTATTACCGTTACGCCAAAGGGCCGACTAAGGGTGCCAGCGGAAGTAGTTATCCCTTAATAGACCCTTAATTTAATGTATACAAAATCTAAACAGCGCAAAAGAGTTACCTGGTAACTCTTTTGTGCTGTTTAGTAAAATATTTCTGAAATTTAGATACTCCCGAAAGTACGTTAAGGGAAATAATCTTCAGTATTTACTTTTCAACCCGCTAAACACTTACTCGCTCATAAAAAATTTAAAAAATTAACGGTTCCCAGTCATCAACTTAATCGATTAAGGTGTCTTTATTTAATAGTATCCTTTGGGGGAGTAAAGGGCCAATCAATTTTGATGCAAAGCCGATAGTTTGTTTGCCCGCGATAAATACCAGGACTGATTTTTTATCTAATCCCATATTATTTAGTTAGTTATATTGAACAGAATTTAAGAATTTTAAAAATCTCAAATTAGTAACCCTAATCTTATTATGACTCCAGACAAAGCAAATGCAAGGCGGAAGTTCCTTAAAACTTCAATCGCGGCGCTCGCGGGTATCACCATTGTGCCGCGCCATGTTTTAGGCGGTAAAGGCTACCTGGCGCCGAGCGATCACTTAACCAAAGGTATTATTGGCGTGGGTTCCATGGGCCGGGGCCACATTCCATATGCGGGTACCAAAGTAGTAGCTATTTGCGATGTAGAACAAAATCATATAAAATTGGCGCTGGATAAAATTGGCAGCACCGTTAAAACATTTTCGGATTACCGCGAGCTGATTCAGTTGCCCGAAGTAGATATTGTACACGTAGCTACCCCGCCGCACTGGCACGGCATTATGGCCGCCGATGCCGCCCGGGCTGGGAAAGATGTGTGGTGCGAAAAACCCATGACCCGCACCATTGGCGAAGGCAAACGCGTAGTAGAAGCCGTGCAGCAACATGGCCGTATTTTCCGGTTAAACACCTGGTTCCGCTTCGAAGATATGTTCTACGGCATGCGTACGCCGGTGAAACCGATTAAAAAACTAGTAGAAAGTGGCTTGTTAGGTTGGCCGTTAAAAGTTACCGTAGGCGCTACCACTGGTTACGATTGGAAATTTTACTGGGTAGGCAAAACCAGCCTCGATCCGATGCCCGTACCATCCACTTTAGATTACGATGCCTGGTTAGGACCGGCTCCTTATAAACCATACAACCCGCACCGCGTGCACCAAACTTTCCGGGGATATTGGGATTACGATGGCGGCGGCTTGGGCGACATGGGCCAGCATTACTTAGATCCGGTGCAGTATTTCCTGGGTAAAGACGATACCAGCCCGGTTTCCGTGGAGGTGGATGCTCCGCAGCAACACCCGGAAGCGGTAGGAACCTGGCGCCGGATTACTTATACCTACGCCGATGGTTGCCAGATTATTCTGGATGGTGAAGGCAAAGACACCAATGCCGCTTACATCGAAGGACCTAAAGGTAAATTATATCCTGGCTTTAAATCTGATATTCCGGACTTAGAGAAAAAACTGGCGGCTTTCCCGGATCCCCAACCACAGGTTACCGACTTTGTAGACGCCGTTAAAAACCGCAAAAAGTTTGCCTTGAACGAAGAAAACGGTCACCGTTCTTGTACCATAGTGAACATGGGATTAGCCGCTTTAAAACTAGGCCGCTCGCTGAAGTACGATCCGGTAAAACAAGTTTTCATCGACGACGATGCCGCCAACCGCCTCATCGATCAACCCATGCGCGCCCCGTTTGTGATCTAGGAAAGTTAAAAGGACACTCCTTTGTGAGCTTATCACATTAAAAATTTAAAAAATCAACCACCCTTGCCCCTCCTAAGCTTAGGAGGGGAGTTTTCAAGGTAATCTTTCAATATTATATTAATTGTTTTTAGAGCTATGAAATAAGTAGCCTTTGCCCAGTGCAGATCTGGACGATTTTGTGTTTGAGCGGCAGCGAGTTGAAAATCGTCTTGACTTTTTTGGTTCTTTTTGTGTCAAGACAAAAAGAAC
Proteins encoded in this window:
- a CDS encoding LacI family DNA-binding transcriptional regulator; translation: MEKVTLKQIAKRLNLSASTISRALQDSHQISPQTKQKVLELATELNFVPNYHASGLRKKVSKTIAVVIPEVADSYFAQAINGIEAVAQEQGFHVLIYLTHESFLKEQAILRELQNGRVDGVLLAITAETSHNRHIRELLNRGMPLVMFDRVCEDMETAKIITNDLESSYLATRHLISCGCKRVALLSASNSLAMSANRLAGYKKALQEQGHPFRPTDVIACSKAEDVNYFFIKTLLSNAHRPDGIIATVEKQATSVYQVCQELNLNIPQKVKIVAFSNLQSAAFLNPSLTTVMQPAFDMGKAAAANLCKVLKRKNLNILPETQVLPSVLHIRNSTG
- a CDS encoding beta-N-acetylhexosaminidase — its product is MKKKAYLFLIFSWISFLPARAQTQEIPASNLGLVPLPLEVKAYEGKFSLPAKIVIAAKTPDEQNVAGFLKDYFAVLGKVVTITPDASLATVNLKIGAITSKNPEAYQLTVNQSGASITASAGAGLFYGAQTLMQLLPPTAQENIAIPYVRIIDEPAFKWRGNMLDVARHFFPVAFVKKYIDNLAAYKINTFHWHLTDDQGWRVEIKKYPKLTQISAFRNESLVGAQQLMKKPEDFKYDGIPHGGFYTQEEIKDVVAYAQKRYITIVPEIEMPGHSVAILAAYPELACKPGPYQTRTLWGISEDIVCPSEETFQFFENVLAEVVPLFPGKYVHIGGDEAPKDRWRESDLVKGIMKKEKLKDVEQVQGWFNNRIEKFLLAKGKKLIGWDEILEGGISPKSTIMSWRGEKGGIEAARHGNEVVMSPASHLYLDHGQNPVPHSPVEPLMIGGYLPLEKVYSYNPLSSELTPAQHKYILGVQANLWTEYIPAPEKAEYMLFPALWLYPK
- a CDS encoding FN3 associated domain-containing protein — translated: MALSEVAWTPYTKKNYADFLQRLGKQFPRLDAKNIKYRVPEPIGLDSTKIVKQGDKATITLTSMVPDAQIRYTLDGTIPNETADLYTKPLALPINRNLKIRAITVTPKGRLRVPAEVVIP
- a CDS encoding Gfo/Idh/MocA family oxidoreductase, which gives rise to MTPDKANARRKFLKTSIAALAGITIVPRHVLGGKGYLAPSDHLTKGIIGVGSMGRGHIPYAGTKVVAICDVEQNHIKLALDKIGSTVKTFSDYRELIQLPEVDIVHVATPPHWHGIMAADAARAGKDVWCEKPMTRTIGEGKRVVEAVQQHGRIFRLNTWFRFEDMFYGMRTPVKPIKKLVESGLLGWPLKVTVGATTGYDWKFYWVGKTSLDPMPVPSTLDYDAWLGPAPYKPYNPHRVHQTFRGYWDYDGGGLGDMGQHYLDPVQYFLGKDDTSPVSVEVDAPQQHPEAVGTWRRITYTYADGCQIILDGEGKDTNAAYIEGPKGKLYPGFKSDIPDLEKKLAAFPDPQPQVTDFVDAVKNRKKFALNEENGHRSCTIVNMGLAALKLGRSLKYDPVKQVFIDDDAANRLIDQPMRAPFVI